A genome region from Erigeron canadensis isolate Cc75 chromosome 3, C_canadensis_v1, whole genome shotgun sequence includes the following:
- the LOC122593667 gene encoding uncharacterized protein At3g17950-like, translating into MAQQEEGGWPLGLQPLNVRARNHDYSGSISCNTLLSGSPTLTSDSSSDLDTQSTGSFFHDKSITLGNLLGVSSIVELSRRSLRGRRRVVSETITLGHDKRSNHPKSRTTWCFKFCLCPRDSIDIDIARNNTVPLGHFLEVERRAAHMNRRGQQSPLIYGPDEIALAQPFGELSNSLFVDGQIAPPTKSSPGPGLDPNGRKEGRRLRNPCF; encoded by the exons ATGGCTCAACAG GAAGAGGGAGGATGGCCTTTGGGATTACAGCCTTTAAATGTAAGAGCAAGAAACCATGATTACTCAGGATCAATCTCATGCAACACTTTGCTTAGTGGTTCTCCTACTTTAACCTCAGATTCATCTTCAGATTTAGATACACAG TCCACAGGGTCCTTTTTTCATGACAAAAGTATCACATTAGGGAACCTCTTGGGTGTTTCAAGCATTGTAGAGCTCTCAAGACGATCGTTAAGAGGTAGAAGAAGGGTCGTTTCTGAAACCATAACTTTGGGACATGACAAGAGATCAAACCACCCTAAATCAAGAACAACATGGTGTTTCAAATTTTGTTTGTGCCCGAGAGACAGCATTGATATCGACATAGCTAGAAACAACACTGTTCCCCTAGGCCATTTTCTTGAAGTGGAAAGGAGAGCCGCTCACATGAACAGGCGAGGTCAACAGAGTCCATTAATTTATGGACCGGATGAGATCGCCCTGGCCCAACCTTTTGGAGAGCTATCAAATTCATTGTTTGTGGACGGACAGATTGCTCCTCCAACCAAATCAAGCCCCGGGCCTGGTTTGGATCCTAATGGAAGGAAAGAAGGTAGAAGATTAAGAAATCCATGTTTCTGA
- the LOC122590952 gene encoding 17.3 kDa class I heat shock protein-like: MSIIPSFFGSRRANVFDPFSLDVWDPLDTIFSTSISNIPSGARETSAFVNAQIDWKETPEAHVFKADLPGLKKEEVKVELQDGNILQISGERSREKEDKNDKWHRVERSSGKFVRQFRLPDNAKVDKVKAKMENGVLTVTVPKKEVKKPEVKAIKISS, translated from the coding sequence atgtctatCATTCCAAGCTTCTTCGGTAGTCGTCGAGCCAATGTCTTTGATCCTTTTTCATTAGACGTATGGGATCCCCTTGATACCATTTTCAGCACTTCCATTTCCAACATTCCGTCTGGAGCACGTGAAACTTCGGCTTTCGTGAACGCACAGATTGACTGGAAGGAGACCCCAGAAGCTCATGTATTCAAGGCTGATcttccagggttaaagaaagaagaagTCAAGGTGGAGTTACAAGATGGTAACATTTTACAAATCAGTGGAGAGAGGAGCAGGGAGAAAGAGGATAAAAACGACAAGTGGCACCGTGTTGAGAGGAGCTCCGGCAAGTTTGTAAGGCAGTTTCGGTTGCCGGATAATGCTAAGGTTGATAAGGTGAAAGCGAAGATGGAGAATGGTGTGCTGACTGTGACTGTGCCTAAGAAGGAAGTCAAAAAGCCTGAAGTGAAAGCCATTAAAATCTCTAGCTAA